One window of the Bubalus bubalis isolate 160015118507 breed Murrah chromosome 8, NDDB_SH_1, whole genome shotgun sequence genome contains the following:
- the AQP1 gene encoding aquaporin-1: protein MASEFKKKLFWRAVVAEFLAMILFIFISIGSALGFHYPIKSNQTTGAVQDNVKVSLAFGLSIATLAQSVGHISGAHLNPAVTLGLLLSCQISVLRAIMYIIAQCVGAIVATAILSGITSSLPDNSLGLNALAPGVNSGQGLGIEIIGTLQLVLCVLATTDRRRRDLGGSGPLAIGFSVALGHLLAIDYTGCGINPARSFGSSVITHNFQDHWIFWVGPFIGAALAVLIYDFILAPRSSDLTDRVKVWTSGQVEEYDLDADDINSRVEMKPK, encoded by the exons ATGGCCAGCGAGTTCAAGAAGAAGCTCTTTTGGAGGGCGGTGGTGGCCGAGTTCCTGGCCATGATCCTCTTCATCTTCATCAGCATCGGTTCAGCCCTGGGCTTCCACTACCCAATAAAGAGCAACCAGACGACAGGTGCAGTCCAGGATAACGTGAAGGTGTCACTGGCCTTTGGGTTGAGCATCGCCACGCTGGCCCAGAGCGTGGGCCACATCAGCGGTGCCCACCTCAACCCAGCCGTCACACTGGGGCTCCTGCTCAGCTGCCAGATCAGTGTCCTCCGGGCCATCATGTACATCATTGCCCAGTGCGTGGGGGCCATCGTTGCCACTGCCATCCTCTCGGGCATCACCTCCTCTCTGCCTGACAACTCGCTTGGCCTCAATGCG CTGGCCCCTGGCGTGAACTCGGGCCAGGGCCTGGGCATTGAAATCATCGGGACTCTACAGCTGGTGCTGTGCGTGCTGGCCACCACCGACCGGAGGCGCCGCGACCTCGGGGGCTCCGGGCCCCTGGCCATTGGCTTCTCTGTGGCCCTGGGACACCTGCTGGCG ATAGACTACACCGGCTGCGGTATTAACCCTGCCCGGTCCTTCGGCTCCTCGGTGATCACGCACAATTTCCAGGACCACTGG ATCTTCTGGGTGGGGCCGTTCATCGGAGCAGCCCTGGCAGTGCTCATCTATGACTTCATCTTGGCGCCACGCAGCAGTGACCTCACAGACCGCGTGAAGGTGTGGACCAGCGGTCAGGTGGAGGAGTATGACCTGGATGCTGACGACATCAACTCCAGGGTGGAGATGAAGCCCAAATAA